The following coding sequences lie in one Rutidosis leptorrhynchoides isolate AG116_Rl617_1_P2 chromosome 4, CSIRO_AGI_Rlap_v1, whole genome shotgun sequence genomic window:
- the LOC139842892 gene encoding uncharacterized protein yields MSSSDEESLVNAMKSIFAYRNNVVIRREVEEQNEAQSTRRKRRYIRRDRVETHNRILSYSTHPDAPKWFTYFQQRPDARGVLGVSTILKVTSAIRQLAYGDSPNLFDEYLQISKRTSRESLQNFTRCIIDLYGNVYMREPTEDDIRRLYHKHEELHGFPGMLGSIDCMHWAWRKCPNAWKGCDNPENFQLNLN; encoded by the exons ATGAGTAGTTCCGACGAAGAAAGTTTGGTGAACGCAATGAAAAGTATATTTGCTTATCGAAATAACGTGGTAATACGTAGAGAGGTCGAGGAACAAAATGAGGCTCAAAGCACAAGACGAAAACGTCGCTACATTCGTCGTGATCGTGTAGAAACGCACAATC GTATACTTTCTTACTCTACTCATCCCGATGCACCAAAGTGGTTTACTTATTTTCAACAACGTCCTGATGCACGTGGTGTTCTCGGAGTATCTACTATTTTAAAAGTCACTTCTGCCATTCGTCAACTAGCATACGGTGATTCACCGAATCTATTTGACGAATATTTACAAATTTCAAAGAGAACATCACGTGAGTCTTTGCAAAATTTTACAAGATGTATTATAGACTTGTATGGTAATGTATACATGAGAGAACCGACCGAGGACGATATACGTCGGTTGTATCATAAACATGAAGAACTTCACGGCTTTCCTGGAATGCTTGGAAgcattgattgtatgcattgggcttgGAGAAAATGTCCAAATGCATGGAAAGGgtgtgataacccggaaaattttcaattaaatttaAACTGA